The window GCTTTTTACAACCATGATTCCGGCAAGCTTCTCTTCCGTAGCTGCCAGTGAAGCGATAAATGTAAGTATAGACACAACTGCTGAGAGAACTGCAATCAGCCCATATATTTATGGAGGAAACTGGGAGTTCAATAATGCTAAATTAACTTCAAAAAGATTTGGCGGAAACAGAACAACAGGTTACAACTGGGAAAATAACTTCTCCAACGCAGGTAGCGACTGGCAACAGTCCAGCGACACTTATATGTTGACAAACCCCAAAATTCCACAAGAAAAATGGGGTGAACCGGGAGTAGCAATAACTGATTTTCAGGATAAAAACCTTGCAGCAGGCGAACCATATTCATTGGTAACCTTGCAGGCAGCAGGATATGTTGCTGCTGATGCAAATGGAACTGTAGCAGAAGATGAAGTAGCACCTTCAGCAAGATGGAAAGAGGTAAAATTCAAAAAGGATGGGCCTTTATCACTTACTCCGGATACGACTGACAATTATGTATACATGGATGAGTTGGTAAACTTCCTTGTAAATAAATACGGAGCTGCCTCTACAGCAACAGGAATAAAAGGCTACGCTATTGACAATGAGCCTGCTCTATGGCCGAGCACACACCCAAGAATTCACCCTAAACAGCCAACTTGTGCAGAAGTGGTTGATAAGAATATCAACCTTGCAAAAGCTGTAAAAGGTGTGGACCCAAGTGCAGAAACCTTTGGACTTGTGGCATACGGATTTGCAGCATACAATGAATTCCAGTCTGCAACTGATTGGAAGAGTTTAAAGGGCGATTACACATGGTTCCTTGATTATTATCTGGACAGCATGAAAAAGGCTTCTACTGAAGCAGGAACACGTTTAGTAGATGCTCTTGATCTTCACTGGTATCCAGAGGCAAAGGGTGGAGAACAAAGAATATGTTTTGGCGAAGACCCGACAAACATATTGTGTAACAAAGCTCGTCTGCAGGCAGCGAGAACATTATGGGATCCTACATATAAAGAGGACAGTTGGATAGCACAGTATTGCAGTTTTGGACTTCCTTTAATACCAAAAGTACAAGAGTCCATAGACAAATACAATCCGGGAACAAAGCTTGCTTTCACAGAATACTCCTATGGAGCAGATGATCATATAACTGGTGGTATAGCTGAAGCTGATGTATTGGGTGTATTCGGCAAATACGGTGTTTACCTTGCAACAGTTTGGGGTGGAGGAACTTACACAGCAGCTGGTGTAAACATGTATACAAACTATGATGGTAATGGTTCAAAATATGGAGATACAAAGGTAAAAGCAGAAACTTCTGACGTAGAAAATACTTCAGTATATGCTTCTGTTGACTCAAAAGACGATTCAAAATTGCATGTAATCTTAATAAATAAAAATTATGATAGTCCTATGACAGTTAACTTTGGCATAAACGGTGACAAACAGTATACATCAGGAAGAGTATGGTCCTTTGACAGAAGCAGCGCAAACATAACAGAAAAAGATTCAATAAATGCTATTAACGCCAACAAATTAACTTATACAATACCTGCATTAACCGTATGCCACATAGTGCTTGATTCAAGTAACTCTGCTGTAGTTTACGGTGATGTTAATAAAGATGGAGCTATAGATTCTATAGATTATGCACAATTTAAGAAAATATTGTTAAACCCCGATTCTAGTTATGATAAAGCATGTGATTTAAACCTTGATAATGCTGTTGACGCAGTTGACTATGGATTACTAAAACAATACTTACTTGGAAAAATACAAACACTACCATACACAACAATAACAGAAAACAAACCACCGGTAGCAGCTTTTACAGTATCACCAAAAGAAGCATTTACCGGAGATAATATAAATTTCGATGCGACAGCTTCAACTGACCCTGATGGAAAAGTTCATATTTATTCTTGGGATTTCGGTGACGGTAAAGAAGGTTCCGGCTCAACAATTGTCCATAAGTACAAAGCTCCCGGAACATATACAGTCAAATTAACGGCAATAGATGAAAAAGGTCTGTCAAATTCAGTGACAGATACAGTTACAATAACTTCAGCTACAGGGGATAATGCTGACGTTAACTTTGAAGATGGAGAATTACACGGTTTTACAACAAATGAAAGCACTACAACAAAATTATCAGTTACCTCTGAGAAGGCTTTCCAGGGAAACAAGTCCCTTAAATGGGAAGCTGTGGGTTCAAAAGACGGTAAAGTAGATGCTGAAATAAACAGCAGCGTACCTGTTTTAAAACCCGGACAAACAATGACCTTCAGAGTTTGGATTCCGGAAGGAGCTCCAATAAAATCTATTCAGCCGTATGTAATGCCACATAACGCTGATTGGACAGCAATGGAATGGAATTCATCATGGAAGGGCTA of the Ruminiclostridium papyrosolvens DSM 2782 genome contains:
- a CDS encoding glycoside hydrolase family 44 protein gives rise to the protein MTKVSKMRKVGALLAGSALLFTTMIPASFSSVAASEAINVSIDTTAERTAISPYIYGGNWEFNNAKLTSKRFGGNRTTGYNWENNFSNAGSDWQQSSDTYMLTNPKIPQEKWGEPGVAITDFQDKNLAAGEPYSLVTLQAAGYVAADANGTVAEDEVAPSARWKEVKFKKDGPLSLTPDTTDNYVYMDELVNFLVNKYGAASTATGIKGYAIDNEPALWPSTHPRIHPKQPTCAEVVDKNINLAKAVKGVDPSAETFGLVAYGFAAYNEFQSATDWKSLKGDYTWFLDYYLDSMKKASTEAGTRLVDALDLHWYPEAKGGEQRICFGEDPTNILCNKARLQAARTLWDPTYKEDSWIAQYCSFGLPLIPKVQESIDKYNPGTKLAFTEYSYGADDHITGGIAEADVLGVFGKYGVYLATVWGGGTYTAAGVNMYTNYDGNGSKYGDTKVKAETSDVENTSVYASVDSKDDSKLHVILINKNYDSPMTVNFGINGDKQYTSGRVWSFDRSSANITEKDSINAINANKLTYTIPALTVCHIVLDSSNSAVVYGDVNKDGAIDSIDYAQFKKILLNPDSSYDKACDLNLDNAVDAVDYGLLKQYLLGKIQTLPYTTITENKPPVAAFTVSPKEAFTGDNINFDATASTDPDGKVHIYSWDFGDGKEGSGSTIVHKYKAPGTYTVKLTAIDEKGLSNSVTDTVTITSATGDNADVNFEDGELHGFTTNESTTTKLSVTSEKAFQGNKSLKWEAVGSKDGKVDAEINSSVPVLKPGQTMTFRVWIPEGAPIKSIQPYVMPHNADWTAMEWNSSWKGYDMVKKGDWNEFTVTLPLTTDVSLTQHQFGIQVETSAEGNFTMYVDSIDW